One Panulirus ornatus isolate Po-2019 chromosome 39, ASM3632096v1, whole genome shotgun sequence DNA segment encodes these proteins:
- the net gene encoding uncharacterized protein net, producing the protein MLIGHTKMRSMEAEVEAGCPREDFLSEEEDHSPTDASEDSVEVRVKPIRAFPPRAPTPPVIVVHPKFHKFRKHYTALRQEYEVRTSPGVASPHSPSVQTRPSPSASPVEAHVGAAPLSPGTRAAARSRRKPAEPRRLCHDAANKRSHSPDVPRAAKASRTDAQADVTEKTSPSPPSPATPTLLSHHPLLGSLARPPMGGFPPLLLPPAWPPVAAQWGYPRVVAPLGWAGLTPGLTPHPYPMLLPHHYPIHRPALHPHLHPTSPPPKSPPASRSPTDDRASRDDLPLPLVTRVSPTDAVATASTGVATPGHYPSRGSEVSVVRKAGKPSSKFLSVESLIASDSPSREVHDAEDDTPSSVQGDQVVADDEDTIHSLLQPNKHKQRNYKNMTRERRIEANARERNRVHTISAAFEKLRTSVPAYSHNQKLSKLSVLRIACSYILSLSRLAGHDYSEGGTEPSFSECVDLTTRTIQVEGKAKKKRDE; encoded by the coding sequence gagcatggaggcggaggtggaggcggGTTGTCCACGCGAAGACTTCCTGAGCGAAGAGGAGGACCACTCGCCCACAGACGCCTCCGAGGACAGCGTGGAGGTCCGCGTCAAGCCCATCCGCGCCTTCCCGCCGCGCGCGCCCACGCCTCCCGTCATCGTCGTCCACCCCAAGTTCCACAAGTTCCGGAAGCACTACACAGCCCTCCGTCAGGAGTACGAGGTGCGCACGTCGCCCGGCGTGGCCAGCCCTCACAGTCCGTCCGTCCAGACGCGTCCCAGCCCGTCCGCCAGCCCCGTGGAGGCGCACGTGGGCGCGGCGCCGCTGTCTCCTGGCACGCGCGCCGCAGCCCGCAGTCGCAGGAAGCCCGCAGAGCCGCGTCGGCTCTGCCACGATGCGGCGAACAAGAGGTCGCACAGTCCCGACGTGCCGAGGGCAGCGAAAGCGTCTCGGACGGACGCACAAGCCGACGTCACGGAGAAGACTTCTCCATCCCCTCCGTCGCCAGCGACGCCGACGCTTCTGTCGCACCACCCGCTACTCGGGTCCCTGGCTCGGCCGCCCATGGGCGGCTTCCCGCCCCTGTTGCTGCCACCCGCCTGGCCTCCGGTGGCCGCCCAGTGGGGGTACCCGAGAGTCGTGGCCCCGCTCGGGTGGGCGGGGCTGACCCCGGGTCTGACCCCACACCCATACCCGATGTTGCTGCCCCATCACTACCCCATTCACCGCCCAGCgctacaccctcacctccacccgacCTCACCCCCGCCCAAGTCCCCGCCTGCGTCGCGGTCGCCGACGGACGACCGGGCGTCGCGCGACGACCTCCCGCTCCCGCTGGTGACGAGGGTGTCCCCGACGGACGCCGTTGCGACGGCGTCGACCGGCGTCGCCACCCCTGGCCACTACCCCAGCCGAGGGTCGGAGGTCAGCGTCGTACGGAAAGCAGGCAAACCGTCGTCCAAATTCCTCAGCGTCGAATCTCTGATCGCATCCGACAGTCCGTCGCGAGAGGTTCACGACGCGGAGGACGACACTCCGTCCAGCGTCCAGGGGGACCAAGTCGTCGCAGACGACGAAGACACGATCCACTCGCTCCTGCAacccaacaaacacaaacaacgaAACTACAAaaacatgacaagagagagacgcatcGAGGCGAACGCGAGAGAGAGGAATCGCGTTCACACCATCAGCGCTGCGTTCGAAAAGCTCCGGACGTCTGTCCCGGCGTACAGTCACAACCAGAAGCTTTCTAAACTGTCCGTCTTGAGAATAGCGTGTTCGTACATCCTCTCGTTATCCCGCCTCGCTGGCCACGACTACAGCGAGGGGGGAACCGAACCCTCGTTCAGCGAGTGTGTTGACCTGACGACCAGGACGATACAGGTGGAAGGGAAGGCTAAGaagaagagagatgagtaa